A single region of the Halopiger xanaduensis SH-6 genome encodes:
- a CDS encoding YbhB/YbcL family Raf kinase inhibitor-like protein has product MADLTSDTFDDGERIPDRYGYERDNVNPPLEIEDPPEEAETFALIVDDPDAVEPAGKVWEHWIVWNVPSEQTEIPENWDPDDAGAYEATNDYGETGYGGPKPPDREHTYRFTVFALNNTLELDDDPDADELRDAMEGHVISQATLEGAYPA; this is encoded by the coding sequence ATGGCCGACCTAACCAGCGACACGTTCGACGACGGCGAACGGATTCCCGACCGCTACGGCTACGAGCGGGACAACGTCAACCCGCCGCTCGAGATCGAGGATCCGCCGGAGGAGGCCGAGACGTTCGCGCTGATCGTAGACGACCCGGACGCGGTCGAGCCGGCGGGCAAGGTGTGGGAGCACTGGATCGTCTGGAACGTTCCGTCGGAACAGACGGAGATTCCGGAGAACTGGGACCCCGACGACGCCGGCGCGTACGAGGCGACGAACGACTACGGCGAGACCGGCTACGGCGGCCCGAAGCCCCCGGATCGGGAGCACACCTACCGGTTCACGGTTTTCGCGCTGAATAACACGCTCGAGCTCGACGACGATCCCGATGCCGACGAGCTCCGAGACGCGATGGAGGGCCACGTAATCTCGCAGGCGACGCTCGAGGGGGCGTATCCGGCCTGA
- a CDS encoding GNAT family N-acetyltransferase: MGDELYVRRYRAADRDRVRELHEAAMRDVGAYAEDRPDEDLEAIRETYLEAGGAFLVGEIDARIVAIGAFRPPGDDHYLEHFVDLPASAVVLTRMRVEPEHQRRGYGQRIYEALEARARDRGYAAIVLDTMARQTAARGLYEANGFEEVRRERVETFEEPFDLLVYRKSLSESA; this comes from the coding sequence ATGGGCGACGAGCTATACGTCCGACGCTACCGGGCCGCGGACCGGGACCGCGTTCGCGAACTCCACGAAGCGGCCATGCGAGACGTCGGCGCCTACGCCGAAGATAGGCCGGACGAAGATCTCGAGGCGATCCGGGAGACCTACCTCGAGGCCGGCGGCGCGTTCCTCGTGGGCGAGATCGACGCTCGGATCGTCGCGATAGGCGCGTTCCGGCCGCCGGGGGACGACCACTACCTCGAGCACTTCGTGGACCTGCCGGCGTCGGCCGTCGTGCTGACTCGCATGCGCGTCGAGCCCGAGCACCAGCGCCGGGGATACGGCCAGCGGATCTACGAGGCACTCGAGGCCCGCGCTCGCGACCGCGGATACGCGGCAATCGTCCTCGACACGATGGCGAGACAGACCGCGGCCCGCGGGCTCTACGAGGCCAACGGCTTCGAAGAAGTGCGTCGCGAGCGCGTCGAGACGTTCGAGGAACCGTTCGATCTGCTCGTGTATCGGAAGTCGCTGTCCGAGTCAGCGTAA